One genomic region from Mytilus trossulus isolate FHL-02 chromosome 9, PNRI_Mtr1.1.1.hap1, whole genome shotgun sequence encodes:
- the LOC134684669 gene encoding E3 ubiquitin-protein ligase DZIP3-like — MASISQLTEEEKNFTRFFLLNFKVSPDIVRRFFDTVFPPKHLSQCINNSMNAIIKLNKARRINAAQLEILRGVPGTIWPPCLSPMPVGKKATSSKDFDLAMMICLLRYLGGLLTPCNGWDQLPHPNDTLPGADLSTLMWYRNQLTRTTLASMDNNEFIDKWNQVDKALASLNNGQRPHEVCEILNYDIDGKQAKTLAKKKLKQLTSDYLDCEKEKNQIDNDFSYYRQGNIPKPIAGLIQFQQ; from the exons ATGGCATCGATTTCACAACTTACAGAAGAAGAGAAAAACTTCACAAGATTTTTCCTCCTCAACTTTAAAGTATCACCTGACATTGTCAGGCGATTCTTTGACACAGTGTTTCCTCCAAAACATCTATCCCAATGTATTAATAACAGTATGAACGCCattatcaaattaaacaaagCAAGAAGAATAAATGCGGCCCAATTAGAAATATTAAGGGGTGTTCCAGGAACTATATGGCCACCCTGTCTTTCACCGATGCCTGTaggaaaaaaag cCACCTCGTCTAAGGACTTTGATTTGGCTATGATGATATGTCTGCTGCGATATCTAGGAGGTTTATTAACACCCTGCAATGGATGGGATCAGCTTCCGCATCCGAATGATACGTTACCAGGAGCAGACCTGTCTACATTAATGTGGTACAGAAATCAGTTGACCCGTACGACTCTTGCTTCTATGGATAACAACGAATTTATAGACAAGTGGAATCAGGTTGACAAG GCATTGGCATCTTTAAATAACGGTCAAAGACCGCACGAGGTCTGTGAAATTTTGAATTACGATATTGATGGAAAACAAGCAAAAAcattagcaaaaaaaaaactgaagcaGCTGACAAGTGATTACCTAGATTGCGAAAAGGAAAAAAACCAGATAGATAATGATTTTTCATATTACAGACAAGGAAATATTCCGAAACCCATTGCAGGTTTGATTCAATTTCAACAGTAG